Within Emys orbicularis isolate rEmyOrb1 chromosome 16, rEmyOrb1.hap1, whole genome shotgun sequence, the genomic segment GGCAGGATCACAGCAGTCAGAGGTGGAAAAGGCTCCCAGGATTATAAccgtctccccccacccacttgcCAATACGTTCCCATCTTGGCTTGTGCTCCATCCAGCCTGGCTTGATATGGCTCTAGTGATGGGGCTTTCACGACTTCCCTTGGGAGCCTGTTCTGAAAGATCTAACTGGGCCTGGTTCCCAACTACGCCAAGGCCCTTTTACATTGCCCTGGCATAAAGAAGCCTTAAAGCAGGTGGAAAGGATGCTACGATAATATCCCCTGTGGAGGGGGCTGCCCCGGTGGGCATAAGGGCTCTGCGCCAaccctgctcccagctcctgTGATGGGATGGCTGGAGTGCACTGCACtatggctgttctctgcttcccagggctcATAGTGACCAGGGGAAGTGAAGCATaagagcagccctggggctgctctaaattaaacCAGGGACAAAACGGGATCCTTTATAGCCCCAAAATATAGGGAAGCAAAGGCGGCTAAAAGTCACCTCCACCCCTGCCTCTAGCGCAGGAATGGAgtcacagaatcaggccccatagtTTCTAAGATGGGGCCAAATGCTGGGAGTTCCCTAGGGCCTGCAGTTcctgctggagtcaatgggagatgtaTGTGCTCAGTGCCTACCCAGGATTTGGTTCACTGCTTTATTAGAGTGGGCACATTTCTGACAGTCTGGGGACTTAGAAACGTTATACTCAGATGGCCGTGGGAATGAAATGCAATAGCAGAGCTGGGGCCATATTTAACACTAATGTGAGTGGGTGAAACTCCGTGGGCCCCTGGATTTGCATATTATTAATGAGATGGTATTAGCAGCCTTCTGATACAGTTATCAGAAAGTGTGGGTTTGCAGCAAGCGCAGTGACAAGTTAGGACTTTAACTGAAGCTCTGGACAGATTTTTCACCCTAATAACCCTAATTTCTTTTGAAACAGTTGATTGGCCTTTGGACCATGGCAGTTTGCGCAACCTGATTATTGAGAACTTCGAGAAGGAAAAGTCCAGTGGGATCTCGCTGGACAAAGAGAAGAAGAGAGGGATAATTTTATAGACCGGGGAAAGCAAATACACTGGGTATAAATAATAGGTTCTTAATTCACTTGAAATCAAAATCCGATTCTGTGCTTAATTTAAACAAAGCTAACTTTAAGTCTCTGGAATGCTAGTACTGTCTTGTATTTACAATAGCCTTTGCCATCCGGCAGGATCCCAAAGCCTTTTACAAACTTAAAACAAAGCTCTACAAATTATAGGCAGGCATCACATATAATGAAATGCAACCATTTCTGGGGTGGAAAGGAGGGCAGCAGCCGTCTAACAATAGTTCACAACAGTTTGACTGCGGCACTGGGACTAGCGTCCTCTGTGTTGCAAAATGCTGGTGCACTAAGTGCATAGGCATTTAATGGCCACAGGTGGGCATGACCTGACgtctccatctcctctgcctgtgCAAATTGCCATGGGCTCTTCAGCATCTGCACAGAGCAGGCAGGCCCCTGTTTAAAGTCCCCACAGAATAAACCAAGGGATGGAGGCCTGAATTGATGCTGCACTTTTAAGTGTTTCAGACCTGAGATGATTCTTCTGTTGGACCGTGACTGCCTCTCACCTCTTAGTACGTGGGGCTGGCTCCTCGGCTGTAGAgcgccattgaattcaatagagctgatttaccccagctgaggatctagtccatgatttttaacatctctgtgggttttttttttcagttaacaAATATTCTATCTGTAGACAAACACTGGCGAGAATCCCGGAGAACTAGACATACGGGGGGAAACTAGAAAGCAGGAGAGGCACTGTTTGAGTGGGACTCTGGACAGCTGGGCtctaatcctagctctgccactggcctcctgAGTGACCTTAGGCAACTCAAGTCcagggctctgtgcctcagtttccccatctgtaaaatggggataaggattctgacctcctttgtaaagtgctttgagatctactcatGAAAAGCTCTGTATAAGAACTATGTGGTGTTGTTATCACTATAGAAAAGCTCAAAAGTGGAAGCAACCAGCCTGACTGTTAGCTACTGCCTGATCTTCCAGTCTGAAACAGACATTGATacccttagatgcttttgaagaTCTCACTGACAGTTCCTGTTCCAAGGACAGAGGAGACTCTGACAAGATGCCTGGGAGATCCAGAGAGGTGGCGGTAGCTTGGAAAGATTTCTCACTTCGGGTGGTGATGGTTTTGTAGCCACGTGGGACAGCAGTCTTGTGCGCTTTGccgaagtgggtttttttccagaGGGGTGTGAATGAAGGGAGCCTGCTCCAGTGTGTTTGCGAGGATAAAATTGCTGCATGTCTTTGTGCTCTCAAGGCAGACAGCCGTAGTCATGTAGCTGTTGGAAAAGGGGGCACGGTAGCCCTGCATTGCCATCAAAAGCACAATTGAGCCTTAGTTATTTTGTCTTTTAAGCACCCCATACCTTGCATGATCCCcatcacagagagagaaagagaagctttAGTGGTCTGCGCATGCTGGCCAGTAAGAGAAGTTTACTAATGCCAGTGATGTACCGTGCACCATTGGATTAGCGGCAGTTTGACAGCGAGTCACGCAGTATGAGCCCATTTCCTCCCTGCTGGGCTTCTGCTGTTTGATGTTTGCAAAGTGAGAACGGTATCACTCGGACAAGCCTTCGCCACCTTCCCTGTAACTGAGTCTCGTCATCAGAAATTCAGTCGCAGGAATTTGTCGGTGGTGACCTTGTCTAGATCTGGCTCACCGAGTCTTGTGTGACTCAGCCCACAGCTGGAgagatctctctctctaacacacacacacacacacacacacacacacacacacacacacacacacacacacacacacacacacacacacacacacacacacacacacacacacacacacacacacacacacacaccggagcTCTGCAGGGTTGTATTTGCCCCAGACAGAGCATTTAGTTTACAGACCCTTATCACTATTGACGTCGGCAGCTGGATTTCCTCCTGCAAAATGTATAATTTAATGTGGACACAATTCAGGTATGCATTTCCCCAGTTACAAGGTACCATCCCCATGACTGTGCCTGAGGAATTAGCGCAACCCCGGTTCTTAATCCTTCTCTTCTCCATGTGTGATGATGTGGACGAGGTTTTTGTAGTCTAAATTTCCAGTGATGTCTGGGGGGAAAGCTGCAAACATCTGGTCGATCTGCAATGTAAACGGGCCCAGAAGGGAAAGGGTTAAAGAGCATGGTTGGGTATTCAGGTCAGCAGATCtgaaggagggggctgggagctttttgaaatcactggaagttctgccattgacgtcaatggaagcaggatgggACTTGGAGACTGCCGTTGTGGCTGCCTGCCCTTATTTCGCTAGCTTCTTAACCGAGCAATGGAAATATGGGCGGTAAAGGAAAGTCTGTAGCGCTCCCCTAACTGTAAGGCCCCTGATCTACACTAATCCACTGAAGGCGCTTGCCAGTCCACTCCTATCCCGCGGTGCGCGGTGCCGTGGGAAGCACTGATGGGATTCCATCGCTCAGTGGTTGGGTCCATGCCCCGCTCTGGGTGCTGTTTGACACCCCCCGCACAATTCAGAGATGGCTTGGTCCCGGCCATCACAGAGATGGTGACATGTGGATCCGGGCCGGGTTTGAATTCTCACCTTTTGGGGGtatccggggggggcgggggggttgggttTGACTGGTTATGGAAAGAGGGGCCTGCTGTGAAATTTAGCTCCCAGACTCCCCCAAAGCCCAGCGCTCTTGGACCCCAGGATATAGGGTGGACAGGCTGTGGGAGATGGGCTCTGTTGCAATAGACTGATTTGCTTCATTGAATTGTTGTTACTTTGTGCAATGGCCTGATGTGATGGACCCCCAGCACCCCGGAGCCCTATGTCATGGCTCTGACCTTGGCTcggtgcccccagcccccacgtCACGCGAGGGCTGGACAATCAAAGGACTGTCTGTAGGCAGCGTGGGAGCGGCCAGGGACATGGCAAGCCCTAGagtaggggagctgggggggctgcccAGGAGGGCTGCGGTGAACAATGAGAGGACCCTAAGGAGAGGTAAGAAATGGGCTGTAGAGGACTTTTTGGTGAGCTCTGGAGAGAATTTGTATGGGAAGTGGTAGGAAGTGGCAGTGGGAATTGTGCCGCAGGATGATCTTGGGGttgcagcagggtccagggctggGTCCCAGCGTAGAGGCCGGGCATGGGCTCCCCTATCGTCCCCATGAGGTGAGGAGAATCCCCTATGGGAAACACTGAGGCACTGTTCAGTCCAGGGCAGGGGAAGGACTGTTTCATTTTAACTCTTGTGATTGCCCCATAAGGGAGGGCTCTTGCTTTGTCTCTCTGCCCAAAGCACTAGATCACCCCGCCACAAAAGGGAGACTGCAGACCAATGCGGAAACTGAGTCAcaacaaggaaactgaggcacggacctGTGCTCTACACTGGAAATGTAAGCCGACCTGTTACAGCCTGCGCCTGCTGTCCACGCATGCGCAGTAAACAGATCAGTGCTAGGTATTGCTGAATGGTGCACCCTGTATAAGGATGGAGGAGAAAAGCAGCCCTATGCATACCTCTTCCTGGGAGAACCTCTCTCCCTGCGTCATCAGCATTTCTTTAATGCTGCAAATAAAAGAGCATGTTGTCAGAATGAGGGAGGGACGGTGAGGAAACCAGaacagctccccccgccccatgcacACCCCAATCACTGCTCTGCACTTACTAGTCAGATTTCAGGCCTTTGCCCTCGGGGTCAAACACCTTGAACGCGTTCAGGATCGTCTCCTCTGGATCGGCACCTGCAACGGGGAGCATACGCAACCGCTGCTGGCACGGAGCAGGGATTGTCCCTGCTGCGGGCAGCGCTGGAGAGTAGCATTCCCTTTGGGGATGGGGATGGCAGAGCCTGTGACATCCCCCGGGAAACAGAGGCTGTGTGGTGGAGAAAGCTGTCCTGCCACCACCATGCACAGCAACGGCTGACATATCTCTACCCACCCCCTGCTGTCTGGACCACCATGGCATAGAGAGGAACAGATGCACATTCATgttgcccctccccgcccccaatatGTAGCTAATCTACCCAGTGTATTTATAGCATGCCAGTCTCAGAGGAGCCAGGGGCTCTGTGGCCTTAAGGAATTCTGCACCAACGTCACATAGCTCGGGTTGCACAATGGGTGAGGGGATATGGCCGCTGGGTGGGAGGGACTCAGAGTCACAGAGAAGCTGCTGCTCTAGGCAACATCGTCTCCTGAA encodes:
- the MYL2 gene encoding myosin regulatory light chain 2, ventricular/cardiac muscle isoform isoform X2, which produces MFEQTQIQEFKELEIPQSVICLLVSCLGRLNVKNEELDEMIKEAPGAINFTVFLSMFGEKLKGADPEETILNAFKVFDPEGKGLKSDYIKEMLMTQGERFSQEEIDQMFAAFPPDITGNLDYKNLVHIITHGEEKD
- the MYL2 gene encoding myosin regulatory light chain 2, ventricular/cardiac muscle isoform isoform X1 — protein: MFEQTQIQEFKEAFTIMDQNRDGFIDKADLRDTFAAVGRLNVKNEELDEMIKEAPGAINFTVFLSMFGEKLKGADPEETILNAFKVFDPEGKGLKSDYIKEMLMTQGERFSQEEIDQMFAAFPPDITGNLDYKNLVHIITHGEEKD